GCGTGCCCGCCAGCAGTGGCGCAACACCGAAGTGCTTGTCGGTGAACATGATGGTCCACTGCGTGTCGGTCAGGAAATCCTTCAGCGACACGTGCTGAAAGAAGGCCTGCGACTCGTAGACCAGAATGGCGACGATGGCAACCGTCACCGCGACCGCGGAGAAGGCGGCCAGAAACAGCACCCCCTCGATCAGGCGCTCGCCCCAGTGGCGCAACGCCTTGTGGGCAAAACGGTCGGGGCGGGTGTCGGCGAACGCGGTGTTCACTTTTCGGACCGGGGTGGACATGGCGGCTTTTCGGGGCGGCAAACTTTACCTGAACACAACAACTGCGGGCCGGGGGACGGCGCACCACCCCCCGGCCCGCAGCTGCGGATTTCGCAAGCCTTACAGCTTGCCTTCGCGCTTGAGCAGGTCTTCCACCTTCAGACCGACCTCGGACGCACCGCCAAAGCCGGTGCCCAGCTTGCCGCTGCGGAAGTTTTCCAGCGCCAGCTCATACGCCGCCGCCGGCAGGTCGACGTAACCGACCTCCTTGGCCAGTTCGGCGCCGTTCTTGAGATAGAACTCGACGAACTCGCGCACCTCCGGCCGGGCCTTTGACTTTTCCTTCACGTAGATGAAGATCGGCCGGGACAGCGGCACATAGGCGCCATTGTTGACCGTGGCCAGGGACGGCAGCACCGCGTCGGCGTCCGCCGTGGCCTTGATCGGCACCGCCCTGAGCTTGTCCTTGTTCTCTTCGTAGTAGGCGAGGCCGAAGTAGCCCAGCGCGCCCTTGTCGCGGGACACGAACTGCACGATCACGTTGTCATCCTCGGAGGCCTGGTAGTCGCCGCGGGAGGACTTGGCCTTGGCCATGACCGCTTCGGTGAAGTAGTCGAAAGTGCCGGAATCGGCGCCCGGACCGGCCAGCTTGAGCGGCATGTCCGGGAAGCTGTCGCGAATCTGCTTCCAGCTGGTCACCTTGCCCTGTGCGGCCGGCTCCCACATCTTCTTGAGTTCTTCCACCGTCAGGTAGTCGACGAAGTCGTTGTTCTTGCCGACCACGACCGTGAGCGCGTCATAGGCCACCGGCAGTTCGTAATACTTCACGCCGGCCTGGGCGCACAGGATCATCTCCTCGCGCAGGATCGGCCGCGAGGCGTCCGAAATGTCGGTCTCGCCACGGCAGAAGCGCTTGAAACCGCCGCCGGTGCCGGAGATGCCGACCGTCACCTTGGTGCCGCCGGACACTTTCTGGAATTCTTCCGCCACTGCCTCGGTGACCGGGTAGACGGTGCTCGAACCATCGATCTCGATCAGCCCGGCCGCATGCGCCGTGCCGGCCGACCAACCACCCAGCGCGGCCAACAGGCCGGCGGCACGCAGGGTCACCTTCACGGCATCAGGAAAATATTTCATTGGGGGTACTCCTTGAGTTGCGTATCGGAAAAAGTGGCGGCCTCCCAGCATGGGCGGCCGCCATTACCGGCGCGTGACGAACGGCGATCAGAACTTGGCCTCTACGTCCACCTGCAGGGTGTTGACGCTGGCGTCGTCGGTGAAGCGGCTGGCGACGTCGGACTCGGCCATGAAATAGGTAGTGCCGATCGAGAAATTCTTGCCGAGGTCGTACTTCAGCTTCAGCTTGTGGCCACGCGAGCCGACGTAGCCGGCGGCAAAGTCCGAATCGGTGAACGCACCGACCACGCCGTTGCGCTGCACGTCGCGGTAGTTGTAGTCCACGCCAACGTCGAACAGGCGGGTCATCACCCCGACCAGCCAGGCCTGGTCCTGATCGTCGTCGGGGCCGCGGGCCGCGCCGTTCATCACGTACTGGCCGTACACCGACAGCGGCAGCGGCAGGCCGATCACGTCGACCTGGCCGAAGGCCTCGTACAGGCGGAACTGGTCGGTCGTATTGCCGTTCACACGCAGCGCAGCGCTGTCCTCATCGTCGTCGTAGGCGTATACGCTGCCGCCCACGGTGACCTTGAAGCTGTCACCGGGGAAAAAGCGCGTACCGACCTGGCCCGCGTACAGGCGCAGGTCGTGCTCGAACTGCACACCCTCGCCATCGATGTTGTCCTGCAACACGTAATAGCCGGCGCTGCCGAACACCTCCGTGCCGCCGAACAGGCGCTTGTAGGTGACGGCGCCGCCCTCGGGGTTGATGTCGCCGTCCCAGATGGTGTCGCCCATGCTCACCCACGGCTGCTTCATCTTGCCGCCGAACACCTTCAGTCCCGGCACCTGCAGCGGGTGATAGTCGATGTATGCCAGGTCCAGCCACAAATCCTTCTTGTTGAAGTAGTCGGTCAGATCCTGATTGGTGGAGCGGGCGTCCTTGCCGCCGCCGGAGGCGATCTGGATGCCGGCCTCGACCTCCGGGTTCACCTGCGTGAAGGCACCCAGGCGCGCGCGAATGCGCTGGCGGTCCTTGTCGCGACCGCCGCTATCCAGTTCGTCCTCGATGTGGATGTTCTCGTAGCGCACGCGCACGTCGCCCTTGAGCTGGGTATTCATGGCCCAGGCGAGCTTCTGCTGCAGCGCGGTCATCTCTTCCGACTTGACCTGCTTGCTGGCGGTGCGCTCGGCGGCTTTCGTCTCGCGTGCCAGGTCGGCAGTCAGTTCGGCGTGCTGGGCGGCGGTGATCGAGCCATTGGCCATCAACATGTCGAGCAGTTTGCCGTCGACCGCCGCATAGGCCGGGACGGTTGCGGCGAGCAACAGGCCGCCACACAGGCCCGCGGTTCGTGCAGTGACAAGACGCATATCGAAATCTCCCTGCTTGAGGCGGAACGACGCTGGCGTCATTCCTGACAAGGCTGGTCCGTCGTGCGGTCAGCCGGAACGACCGGCGCGGGGCCGATCCGTAAAGCAGGGCAAGTGTCACAGCCCTATGTGACAGTACCGTTACAGGCAGGGGGCGTTTATGACGGCTTCGGAAGCCGGTACTGGCCGCGCCGCGGCGGGCAGGAACACGCAGCTGAAGGTGCTGCCGGCGCCAATCTGGCTGCGGATGCGCAGCTCGGCCTCGTGTCGGGCCAGCGCGTGCTTGACGATGGCCAGACCCAGGCCGGTGCCACCCTTGGCCCGTGAGCGGCTGGCGTCGACCCGGTAGAAGCGCTCCGACAAGCGTGGCAGGTGCTCGGCGGCGATGCCCTCGCCGTTGTCCTGCACGTCCAGCACCGGTCGGTCGTCCTGCAGCCGCCAGCGAATGGTGATCGTGCTGCCGTCGGGCGTGTGCTGCACGGCGTTGCCGACCAGGTTGGAGAAGGCGCTGCGCAGCTCGGATTCGTTGCCACGCAACCAAAGGCCCGGGTCGGCGTCGACCTCGATTCGGTGCCGTCGGCTGCCACTGAGCGCGATCGCTTCGCTGCGAATCAGGTGAAGCAGGTTCGGGACGTTGACGTCGCTGTCTGCGCCGCGACCGCCGTCGCCTTCCAGCTGCGCCAGCATCAGCATGTCGTCGATGATGCGCTGCATGCGCAGCGTCTGCTGGGTCATCAGATCAAACGGGCGGCGCCAGCGTTCCGGCAGCACCGTACTGTCCCGCGTCAGGGTCTCCAGAAAGCCATAAACCACCGTCAGGGGGGTACGCAGCTCGTGCGATGCGTTGGCGACGAAGTCCCGCCGGACTTGCTCCAGTCGCCGCACCTGGGTGATGTCGCGCACCACCAGCAGCCGGCGGCCCTGACCGAAGCTGACGATCTGTGCGTGCAGCATCAGGTCGTCGCCCTGAGGCGCCGGGAACTCCACGCCTGCCGCGCGCTCACCCTCGCCACTGAAATACCGGGCAAAGGCCGGATGGCGCACGACATTGGTAATGCGCTGGCCCAGATCGCGCGGCGTACGCAGGCCCAGCAGGCGCTGCGCGGCCTCGTTGCACCAGTCGATGCGGCCATCCTCGCCCAGCAGCACGGCCGCATCGGGCAGGGCGGCACTGGATTCCTCGAAGCGCTGCACGATCTGCGCAAGACGGCGCTGGGCGGCCGTCGCTTCCCGCCGTGACCGGTGCAGGCGTTCGAACAGCTCGCCCCACAGGCCAACCGACTCGGGTGTGTCGCCGTCGCTGCCCAGGCGGGCCGCCAGGCGCAGGATATTTCGAACGTGCCAGGCGACGTAGCTCAAAAGACCCAGGCCGGCACCAGCGCCGGCATCGCCCGCCATCCAGCCCAGCAGCGCACCACCGGCCAGCAGCCCGCCGCCGAGGGCAGTCTCGGCCACCGCGCCGCGGATCACCGGTTCAGCCCTTGGCCGACAGCCGGTAGCCAGCCCCGCGCACGGTCTGGATCAGCCGGTCCTTGCCGGCTGGCGAGAGCGCCTCGCGCAAGCGGCGCACGTGTACGTCCACGGTGCGTTCCTCGATGTACACGTTGCGACCCCACACCTGGTCGATGAGCTGGCTGCGGCTGTATACCCGGTCCGGGTGCGCCATCAGGAACTGCAGCAGCCGAAACTCGGTCGGGCCGATTTTCAGCTCGCCCTCGCCCGACACGACTCGATGGTCGACCGGATCCAGCCGCAATCCGTCCACAGCCAGCTCCTCGCCGGCGGCATGCGGCGAGGCGCGACGCAGCACGGCCTTGATGCGAGCGGCCAGTTCGCGCGGCGAGAAGGGCTTGGGAATGTAGTCGTCGGCGCCGGCATCCAGGCCGGTGACCACGTCGGCTTCCTGCGTGCGGGCGGTCAGCATGATGACCGGGATGTCGCGGGTGCCCGGGTCGCGCTTGAGTTCGCGTGCGAACTCGATGCCGCTCTGGCCGGGCAGCATCCAGTCCAGCACGATCAGGTCCGGGTTGCTGTCCGCCACCAGGCTGCGGGCCGCGCGCACGTCGGTGGCCACGTCGCAGCGGTAACCGCTGTCGGACAACGCGAAAGTGAGCATCTCGCAGATGGCCGGCTCGTCTTCGACGATGAGGATGCGTATAGGCATGGATGCCCGCCTGGATTATCGAGGCGCGTATTGGGCGACAGCATTGTTTCAGTTCGGCGACAGGCCGTAACAATTCAGCCCAGGTGCCGGCGCAGGAAATCCAGGCTGCGCTGCCAGGCCAGACTGGCTGCCGCCGCGTCGTAACTGGCGCGCTGGTCGCAGTTGAAGCCGTGATCGGCCGGGTAGACGTGCACTTCCGTTTCCGACAGCACGGCGGTGGCGGCGCGCAGCTTTTCCACGTCCGTCATCGGTATGAAATGGTCCTTCTCGCCGAAGTGAAACTGGATCGGGCAGCGGATGTTGCCGGCCTCGCCCAGGAAGTTGGCGATGCCGCCGCCGTAATAGGCCACCGCCGCGTCCGGCTTCAGGTTGGCCGCGCTGCGGTAGGCCAGCAGGCCGCCCATGCAGAAGCCGAGCACCGCCACCTTGCCGCCGTGGGCGCGAAGATCGGCGAGGCAGGCATCGATGTCGGCCAGCGCTCGGGGGTGGTCGAGCGCCTGCATCAGCTCGAAGCCGCGACCGAAGTCGGCCTGCTCGTAGCCCAGCTGCACGCCCGGCTCGCTGCGGTGGAACAGGTCCGGCGCCAGGGCGTTGAAGCCGGCCGCAGCCAGGCGGTCGCACACCGAACGGATGTGACTGTTGACGCCGAAAATCTCCTGGATGACGACCACGCTGCCGGCCGGCTTGCCGGCGGCGGTGGCCAGGTAAGCGGAAAACTGGCCGTCGCTGGTTTTGAGGGTGACGTCTTTGCCGGGCATGGTGTTTTCTCCTGAAGTGGGAAGTTGCTTGATGGCCCGGAGCCCGGGCGTATGTGACGGGCTCAGGCGCTGGCGGTGAAAAGCTCGGGGTAAACCGCTGCAGCGTCGAACACCGGTCCGTCCACACAGACCCGCGCCATGGCCGATCCATCGGGCGTCGCCAGCTCGACCACGCAACCGGCGCAGCCGCCCACGCCGCAGGCCATATGCTCTTCCAGGCACAGCTGCGCCGGCAAGCGGTAACGGGCGGCCACCGCGGCGGCGGCGCGCAGCATGGGCGTCGGGCCGCAGGCGGCGATCTGGGTCTGCGCCAGCACATCCGCGCCAAGGGTCGCCAGATAGGCGTCGGCCAGCTGCGTGACGTGGCCCTCGTAGCAACCCGGAAAACCCTGTCCCGACGCCAGGCGACTCGGAATGCCCCAGTCCTCGGCCAGTGGCAGGGCGGCGATGATGCCCTGCGGCATGCCGTCCACCAGCATGGCCGACGGACGCGGCTGAAACGGAAACGCCACCTCCGAGCCCAGCAGCAGCAGCGGCTGCCAGGGCACCGGCTGGGGCGATCGCAGGGTCTGCGCCAGGAACAGCATCGGCGGCATGCCGACGCCACCGCCGATGGCGAGCACCCGCGGCCGGCCCGGGTCGGGACTGAACGGCTTGCCGATCGGCCCCAGCACACTGATCGCCTCACCACGCTGGCGTGTCACCAGCTGCCGGGTGCCGACGCCGACCGCCTTGTACAGCAGCTCGATCTGCCCGCTGTGCACGGTGGCACGCAGAATCGACAGCGGCCGGCGCATCGGCAGGTCCGGCCCGCAGCGCAGGTGCACGAACTGCCCCGGCCGGGCGCGCGCGGCGATGCCCGGCGCCGTCAGGCGCAGCAGGTAATGGCCGCCCGGCAGCGCCTCGTTGGCGTCGACGATGGCGTCCTGCAGCAGGATGCTGCCCGGCGCGCCGGCCTCACCGGCCATCGGCGGGTTCCGACAAACGATAGACGACCTGCCCGCCAAGCAGCGTCAGCAGCACCCGGCCGCGCAGCGTTCGGCCCCACACCGGCGTGCAGTGCGCGGCGCTGTGCCAGGTCGTGGCATCCACCGTCCAGGCGCGGTCCGGGTCGACCACGCACAGGTCGGCCAGGGCCCCGACCGCCAGTCGACCGCCGTCGCCGAGCACCGCCGCCGGTCCGCTGGTGACGGCCGCCAAGGCCCGCTGCAGGGGCAAGCCGCCGTCCTGAGCGAGTGCCAGGACCAGCGGCAGCAAGGCCTCGAAGCCGGCCACGCCGGCCGCGCAGCGGGCGAACGGCTGGCGCTTGGCCTCGCCGTCGAACGGCCGGTGGTCGGAGCAGACGGCATCCAGCGTGCCGTCGGCCAGCGCCTCGCGCAGCGCCGCCCGGTCGCCGGCCTCGCGCAGCGGCGGGCGCAGGTGAAAGGCCGGGTCGTAGGCACCGATGTCCATATCCGTGTGGTGCAGGTTCCAGATCGGCGTGTCGGCCGTCACCGGCAGGCCGGCACTTTTGGCGGCCCGCAGCAGCGCAACGCCGGCCGCGCTCGACAGGCCGTGCAGATGGATGCGCGTGTCGCAGGTGGTGGCCAGCGCCAGGGCCAGCGACAGCGCCGCCACCTCGGCGGCCACCGGAATGCCGGTCAGGCCAAGCTGCGCGCTGACCGCGCCCTCGTGCATGCAGCCGCCGGCGGCAAGCTGCGCGTCCTCGGCGTCGACCACCACCGTCAGATCGTGCCCGCGCGCATATTCGAAAGCCCGGCGCAGCACGCGTGCGCCGATAGCCTGGCCACCCTGGCCGACCAGCCGGCAGCCGGCGCGCCGCAGCAGGCCAAGCTCGGCCAGTTGCTCGCCGCAAAGGCCCGCCGTCAGCGCGCCGATCGGCGCCAGGCGCAGCAGGCCGAGCGCCCGCGCGCCGTCGCGCAGGCGGCCGATGACGGCCGGGCTGTCCAGGCCCGCATCCACGCGCGGCGCAACGGCAAGCTGGGTGATGCCGCCGGCCGCCGCGGCCAGCAGCTCGCCGCGCGAGAGCGCGTCCGGGCTGCCGACCTGGCCGGACAGGTCCACCAGCCCGGGCAGCACCCAATGCCCGGAGACGTCGATGATCTGCCCGCGCGCGCTGTCCGGCGCCGCGCCAAGGCCGATGATGCGCCCGCCCTCGATGTGCACGTCCAGCTGCGCGTCGGTGCCGCTGGCCGGGTCGATCAGCCGCCCGCCGCGCAAGGTCAGGCGCGTGATCTCAGACATCGACGTCCGCTCCCCGGCCGGCGGTCTGCGCCAGCACCGCCATGCGGATGGCGATGCCGTTGGTCACCTGCGGCAGGATCAGCGAGCGCCCGCCATCGGCCACCGCGGAGGCGATCTCGACACCGCGGTTGATCGGGCCGGGGTGCATCACCAGCGCATCGGGCCTTGCCACCGCCAGCGCCTTCTCGGTCAACCCATACAGCTCGAAGTACTCCCGATCGGACGGCACGAAGCCGCCGGCCATGCGCTCGCGCTGCAGGCGCAGCATCATCACCACGTCGACGTCGGCCAAGCCCTCGCGCGGGTCGTGACAGACCCGCGCACCGAGCTGCGCCAGGCGTTGCGGCACCAGCGTGGCCGGGCCGACCAGGCGGATGTCGGTGACGCCCAGCAGGTGCAAACCGGCCAGTTGCGAGCGGGCCACACGCGAGTGCAGCACGTCGCCGACGATGGCCACCTTCATGCCGGCCACGTTGCCGCGCCGCTGGCGGATCGTGTACAGGTCCAGCAGCGCCTGCGTCGGGTGCGCATGGCAGCCGTCGCCGGCATTGACCACCGCCACCTGCGGCGCCACGTGGCGGGCGATCAGATGCGAGGCGCCGCTGTCGGCATGGCGCACCACGAAGGCGTCGGTCTGCATGGCCTGCAGGTTGGCGATGGTGTCGAGCAGGCTCTCGCCCTTGGACGCGGACGAGGCCGGCACGTCCAGCGTCACCACATCGGCCGACAGTCGCTTGGCGGCGATCTCGAAGGTGGTGCGGGTGCGGGTCGATGCCTCGAAGAACAACAGCACCACGGTCTTGCCGCGCAGCAGTGGCACGTTCTTGACGCTGCGCGCACCGACCTCGACCAGCGAGTCGGCCAGCGTGAACAGCTCCTCCAGCGTCTCGCGGCGCAGGCCCTCGAGCGTCAGCAGATGGCGCAGGCGGCCCTGGGCGTCGTACTGGATGGCGCCCAGTCGCTGCGCCAGGCCGGACAGCTCGCTCACGCTGCCTCCAGGTCGATATGCAGTGGGTCGGGCCCACTCAGGCGCAGCCGCTGGCCGGGAGGCACGTCCAGTCGCAGGCCGACCGCGTCGGCACAGACCGGCAGCTCGCGCCCGCCGCGATCGACCAGCACCGCCAGACGCACGCAGGCCGGGCGACCGAAGTCGAACAGCTCGCGCAGCGCCGCCTGCACGGTGCGCCCGGTGTGCAGCACATCGTCGACCAGCAGGATTTGCCGACCGTCGACGCTGGGCGGCAGGTTCGAGGGGCGGACCTGGCCCTTGAGCCCCCCAGGCGCAGGTCGTCGCGGTAAAAACCGGCGTCCAGACTGGCCAGCGGGGCGCTCACGCCAAGGCGCTCATGCAGCCAGCGCGCCAGCCACACGCCGCCGGTCTCGATGCCGACCAGCAGCGGATCGGGCAGCGCCAGCGCGGCGCAGGCGCCGGCCAGCTGCTCCAGGCTCGCGGCCAGTTGCGCGTCGCTAATGCTGCTCGGCAAGCCAGGTCTCCACGATGATGGCGGCGGCCATGGCGTCGCGTTCGCGGCGCACCGCCTCGTGCCGCCGGCCATCAGCCAGCAGGCGCGCCTCGGCCTCGTGCGAGGACAGGCGCTCGTCGATCAGGGCCACCGGGGTGCCCGTGCGTTTGCCGAGCGCCGCCGCAAACTGTCGCGCGGCCAGGCTGACCGGCGTATCCGTACCATCGGCCGCCAGCGGCAGGCCAACCACCAGTTGCGTCGGTCGCCAGTGGTCGAGCAGGGCATCGACATCGGCCCAGCCGGCGGCCTGCGGATTGGGCAGCGTGGCCAGCGGCGTAGCGGTGCCGGTCAGCGCCTGGCCGGTGGCCACGCCGATGCGCTTGTGGCCGTAGTCGAAGCCCAGCACGAGGCCGCTCACGCGTGCCCGGCGCGGCCGGCGAGCAAGGCCAGATCGACGCCGATCGAAGCCGCCGCGGCCCGCCAGCGTTGGTCGGCGGGCAAGTCGAACAGCATTTCGGCGCTTCCGGGAGCCGTCAGCCAGGCGTTGTCGGCCAGTTCCTGTTCGAGCTGCCCGGCGCCCCAGCCGGCATAGCCCAGGCAGACCAGGAAATCGTCAGGGCCGACGCCGCGGGCGATGCTCGCCAGCAGGTCCATGGAGCCGGTCAGGCCGATCTGGTCGGTCACCGGCAGGGTGGAGTCCCAGCGCCCGAGCGGACGGTGCAGGATCAGGCAGGCGTTTTGCTGCACCGGGCCACCGCCGTACACCGGCTGACCGGCAATGGCATCGGTGGCCGGTTTCAGGCCAACCTGCTCCAGCAGGTCGCCGAGCGTCACGTCGAGCGGCCGGTTGACGATCACACCCAGCGCGCCCTGCTCGCCGTGTTCACAGACATAGCTCACCGTCTGACGAAAATTGTCGTCCGCCAGCGCCGGCATGGCGATCAGCAGGTGGTGGCTCAGATCGAGGGTTTCGGCCATGGCCGCATTCTAGCAGGGGGGGTCGGTCGCGCCTGATTGCAAAAGGCAGAGTGGGTGGTGGTGCCTGGAGCCCGGCCATATGGGGCGATGTCTTTCATCACGCCCCATCGCCCGTCCACAGCGCCATACAGCGCCCCATACCACCACCTGGGCCGGTTGCCTGTGCGATCACTCGCCCGCCAGGGCACGCCCATCCAGAAATTGCCAGGTACGAGTGATGACCAGCATGTCCGCCTCGGCGCGGATGTCCGGCGGAAAGGGCGCATACGGCGCCGCCCAGCGCACGATGTCCTGCGCTGCCCGATCGAGGACCGGGTGCCCGGAACTGCGGCGCAGGGTGGTGTCGACCAGGCTGCCGTCGGGACTGATGCGCACCGTCAGCAGCAGGCTGCCGGACAGTCCCTCGTTGCGCGCCTCGGCCGGGTAGTTGAGCTTGCCGACCGCCTCCACCTTGCGCCGCCAGGCCTCCATGTAGGCGGCGTATTTGTATTCACGCGTGCGGGCGGTGATGAACTTCTCGCGGGGAATCTTGGCGTAGGCGCGCTGCTGACGGTCCAACCGGGCCTCCAGCTGGGCATAGCGACGGGCGCCGCTGAGGAGTTCATCGGCGCTGGGCGGCTGCGCCACCGGTCCCGGCTGCGGCGCGGTCGCCACCTGCGCAGGCTTCGGTTTGGCGCTCGTCAGCAGCTGGCGCTGGACCGGCGCCGGCGCCGCCACGGCCGGCGTCGGTTTCGGCGATGGCGCAACCGCTGCCGGTGCCGGCCGGCCGGGGGCTACGCTGGTCGGCAGGCGCGGCTTGGACTGGTTGCCGCCGCCGTCCTGGCTGACTTCGGCCAGGTAATCGGCCGTCTTGGGGGGGTGGCGGACGGCGGACGCTGCACAAGCGTGATTTCCAGCCGCGGCGCGGCGGCCGGTGCCGGCGCCTTGGGCGGCGTGATGTGCAATCCGAGCGCCAGCGCCAGATGCACCGCCAGCGCGTACAGCACGGTCAGCGCCAGCCGGCTGCCGGCCAGCGTCGATGGCGCAGGTGGCAGAACGGGCGCGTAGCTCATGCCACGGCGGCGGTCAGCGCCCGGCCAGGCGGCTCTCGATGGCGTCGAACACCTGGCCGGCGATGTTCAGGCCGTAGATGGCATCCAGCTCCCGCGCGCAGGTGGGGCTGGTGACGTTGATCTCGGTCAGATACTCGCCGATCACGTCCAGGCCCACGAACAGCAGGCCCTTCTCGCGCAGCGTCGGCCCGACCTGGGCGGCGATCCAGCGGTCGCGCTCGGTCAGTTCGCGACCCTCGCCGCGACCGCCGGCGGCCAGGTTGCCGCGCGTCTCGCCGGCCGCCGGAATGCGCGCCAGGGCGTGCGATACCGGCTGCCCATCCACCATCAGGATGCGCTTGTCGCCGTGCACGATGTCCGGGATGTAGCGCTGGGCCATGATCGGCCGGGCCTGGTAGCGGGTCAGGGTTTCGATGACGACGCCCAGGTTCGGGTCGCCCTCGCGCAGGCGAAACACCGACGCGCCGCCCATCATGTCGAGCGGCTTCAGGATCACGTCGCCGTGCTCGTCGAGGAACGCCCGGATGTGCCGCTCCGAGCTGGTGACCAGCGTCGGCGGCGTGCACTGGCCGAACCAGGCCGTGTAGAGCTTTTCGTTGACCTCGCGTAGCGCCTGCGGGCGGTTGACCACCAGCACGCCGGCGTGCTCGGCGCGTTCGAGCAGATACGTGGTGTACAGGTACTCCTGATCGACCGGCGGGTCCTTGCGCATCAGGATCACGTCCAGCTCCGCCAACGGGCCGTACACCTCGCCGCGAAAGGCGAACCAGTGCTTCGGATCGTCGAACACCTCGACCAGCTTGCGGTTGGCCAGCACCTGCCCGTCGCGCATCAGCAGATCCGACTGCTCCATGTAGTGGATTTCGCAGCCGCGCCGCTGCGCCTCCAGCATCAGCGCCAGCGTGGTGTCCTTCTTCGGCTTGATGTGGTCGATGGGGTCCATGATGACCCCGACCCGGTACTCAGCCATGGGCGGCCATCTCCCGCGCCGCCGCCAGCAGCGCCAGGCGCGCCACCACGCCGTAGGCATAGAAGCGGTTCGGTGCGGCGTCCGGCGCCTGGCCGCAGTCCGGCGTGTTGCAGGGTTCCACGAAGGCCAGCGGCTCGAAGTGCATGCCCGGCGCGTTCAGATTCTCGTCCGCGCCGCGCCCGGTGTGCACCCGGTAGAAGCCGCCCACCACATGCTGGTCGATCATGTACACCACCGGCTCGGCCACGGCCGGCGGATCGCCCACGGTCTCGAAGGTATAAACACCCTCCTGCATGATGACCTGGCGCACCGCCTGGCCCTCCTTGCTGGCCGCCATGCGCTTGCGCTCCTTGCGGTTCAGGTCGCGCACGTCATCCACGCTGCGGGCGGTCATCACGCCCATGCCGTAGCTGCCGGCGTCGGCCTTGATGATCACGAACGGCTCGCGGTCGATGCCGTACTCGTCGTACTTCCTGCGGATCGAGGTCAGCAGCACGTCCAGGTTGCCGGCCAGGCAGTCCTCGCCGGTGCCGGCCATGAAGTCGACCTCACCGCACTGGCGGAAATACGGGTCGATGAACCACGGGTCAAGGTCGATCCGGGCCCCGAACTCGCGCGCCACGTCGTGGTAGTGACGGAAATGCTCGGACTTGCGCCGCTGCGTCCAGCCGAGCGCCATCGGCGGCACCACCGGCTGGCTGATGCCTTCCAGGATGGCCGGCCGGCCGCCGGAAAGATCATTGTTCAGCAGCACGAAACAGGGATTGAAGCCGGCCACGCCAACCCGGTCGCCCTGGCGCTCGATCGGCTCCAGGCGCAAGCGGGCGCCCGACGGCAGGCTCACGGTCTGCGGTTCGGCGAGATCCGGCAGCAGCGAGCCGATGCGCACCTCATAGCCGGCGCTCTCCAGGATGCGCCGCAGCACGGCGACGTTTTCCAGATAAAACAGGTTGCGGGTGTGGCTTTCCGGCACCAGCAGCACGCCGCAGGAGCGCGGGCAGACGCGCTCGATGGCGGTCTGCATGGCCTGCACGCACAGCGGCAGGAAGCGCTCGCCAAGATTGTTGAAGCCGGCCGGGAACAGGTTGGTATCCACCGGCGCCAGCTTGAAGCCGGCGTTTCGCAGGTCCACCGAGCAGTAAATGGGCGCCGGCGTGGCGCGAAACTGCTCGCGAAACCAGGCCTCGATGGCGACCTGCGCCTGCAGCAACTGCGTCTCGAGGCGCAGCAACGGCCCGGTCAGGGCGGTGGTCAGGTGCGGCACCGTCGACAGGGCGGGCGAGGCATTGTTCATGGCGTCACTTCAGATCGCGTAGCGGCCCGGTATTGAAGCACAGGCCGTGAGTCAGCCTCGCGGCCGAGGCGGGCGTGGGAGCGGCGCCCTCGCCGCGAACATTCCGGCCGCTCGTTCGGCCCGAGGGCGGGCCT
This Immundisolibacter cernigliae DNA region includes the following protein-coding sequences:
- a CDS encoding dihydroorotate dehydrogenase electron transfer subunit, coding for MAGEAGAPGSILLQDAIVDANEALPGGHYLLRLTAPGIAARARPGQFVHLRCGPDLPMRRPLSILRATVHSGQIELLYKAVGVGTRQLVTRQRGEAISVLGPIGKPFSPDPGRPRVLAIGGGVGMPPMLFLAQTLRSPQPVPWQPLLLLGSEVAFPFQPRPSAMLVDGMPQGIIAALPLAEDWGIPSRLASGQGFPGCYEGHVTQLADAYLATLGADVLAQTQIAACGPTPMLRAAAAVAARYRLPAQLCLEEHMACGVGGCAGCVVELATPDGSAMARVCVDGPVFDAAAVYPELFTASA
- a CDS encoding amidohydrolase family protein, whose amino-acid sequence is MSEITRLTLRGGRLIDPASGTDAQLDVHIEGGRIIGLGAAPDSARGQIIDVSGHWVLPGLVDLSGQVGSPDALSRGELLAAAAGGITQLAVAPRVDAGLDSPAVIGRLRDGARALGLLRLAPIGALTAGLCGEQLAELGLLRRAGCRLVGQGGQAIGARVLRRAFEYARGHDLTVVVDAEDAQLAAGGCMHEGAVSAQLGLTGIPVAAEVAALSLALALATTCDTRIHLHGLSSAAGVALLRAAKSAGLPVTADTPIWNLHHTDMDIGAYDPAFHLRPPLREAGDRAALREALADGTLDAVCSDHRPFDGEAKRQPFARCAAGVAGFEALLPLVLALAQDGGLPLQRALAAVTSGPAAVLGDGGRLAVGALADLCVVDPDRAWTVDATTWHSAAHCTPVWGRTLRGRVLLTLLGGQVVYRLSEPADGR
- a CDS encoding aspartate carbamoyltransferase catalytic subunit produces the protein MAQRLGAIQYDAQGRLRHLLTLEGLRRETLEELFTLADSLVEVGARSVKNVPLLRGKTVVLLFFEASTRTRTTFEIAAKRLSADVVTLDVPASSASKGESLLDTIANLQAMQTDAFVVRHADSGASHLIARHVAPQVAVVNAGDGCHAHPTQALLDLYTIRQRRGNVAGMKVAIVGDVLHSRVARSQLAGLHLLGVTDIRLVGPATLVPQRLAQLGARVCHDPREGLADVDVVMMLRLQRERMAGGFVPSDREYFELYGLTEKALAVARPDALVMHPGPINRGVEIASAVADGGRSLILPQVTNGIAIRMAVLAQTAGRGADVDV
- the ruvX gene encoding Holliday junction resolvase RuvX translates to MSGLVLGFDYGHKRIGVATGQALTGTATPLATLPNPQAAGWADVDALLDHWRPTQLVVGLPLAADGTDTPVSLAARQFAAALGKRTGTPVALIDERLSSHEAEARLLADGRRHEAVRRERDAMAAAIIVETWLAEQH
- a CDS encoding YqgE/AlgH family protein — its product is MAETLDLSHHLLIAMPALADDNFRQTVSYVCEHGEQGALGVIVNRPLDVTLGDLLEQVGLKPATDAIAGQPVYGGGPVQQNACLILHRPLGRWDSTLPVTDQIGLTGSMDLLASIARGVGPDDFLVCLGYAGWGAGQLEQELADNAWLTAPGSAEMLFDLPADQRWRAAAASIGVDLALLAGRAGHA
- a CDS encoding energy transducer TonB, whose product is MAAPAPVQRQLLTSAKPKPAQVATAPQPGPVAQPPSADELLSGARRYAQLEARLDRQQRAYAKIPREKFITARTREYKYAAYMEAWRRKVEAVGKLNYPAEARNEGLSGSLLLTVRISPDGSLVDTTLRRSSGHPVLDRAAQDIVRWAAPYAPFPPDIRAEADMLVITRTWQFLDGRALAGE
- the gshB gene encoding glutathione synthase; translated protein: MAEYRVGVIMDPIDHIKPKKDTTLALMLEAQRRGCEIHYMEQSDLLMRDGQVLANRKLVEVFDDPKHWFAFRGEVYGPLAELDVILMRKDPPVDQEYLYTTYLLERAEHAGVLVVNRPQALREVNEKLYTAWFGQCTPPTLVTSSERHIRAFLDEHGDVILKPLDMMGGASVFRLREGDPNLGVVIETLTRYQARPIMAQRYIPDIVHGDKRILMVDGQPVSHALARIPAAGETRGNLAAGGRGEGRELTERDRWIAAQVGPTLREKGLLFVGLDVIGEYLTEINVTSPTCARELDAIYGLNIAGQVFDAIESRLAGR